The Catenulispora sp. GP43 genome includes a region encoding these proteins:
- a CDS encoding M20 family metallopeptidase — protein MRRDLHAHPEIGLHLPRTQEKVLAALDGLGLEIALGKALTSVTAVVRASKPAPISAPVLLRADLDALPLTEATGLDHASRNPGTAHACGHDLHAAMLVGAARLLAARRDRLPGDVILMFQPGEEGHDGARLMLEEGLLDAAGARPAAAYALHASSSAPLGHFGARPGPALAASGTVEVVFRGSGGHGAWPHAARDPIPALGAAIGALQTMVTRRFDALEPVLVSVGRVSAGSAPNIVPDTAHLAATLRAFGDDAHRRLAAEIERVVHGIAAAHGVEAEVVHSEGYPVTVNDPAATDFVGGICADVFGPGRYAAAERPALVSDDIGRVLAEVPGVMVSLGARPPALDAEHAAPNHSPRAVFDDSVLSDGAALLAELALRSPRENSEERPLI, from the coding sequence CTGCGCCGCGACCTGCACGCGCACCCCGAGATCGGCCTGCACCTGCCGCGCACTCAGGAGAAGGTCCTGGCCGCGCTGGACGGTCTCGGCCTGGAGATCGCCCTGGGCAAAGCCCTGACCTCGGTCACCGCGGTGGTGCGCGCCTCGAAACCGGCGCCGATCTCCGCACCGGTCCTCCTCCGGGCCGACCTCGACGCGCTCCCGCTGACCGAAGCCACCGGCCTGGACCACGCCTCCCGGAACCCCGGCACGGCCCACGCCTGCGGCCACGACCTGCACGCCGCGATGCTCGTCGGCGCGGCCCGGCTGCTCGCCGCGCGCCGGGACCGCCTGCCCGGCGACGTGATCCTGATGTTCCAACCCGGCGAGGAAGGGCACGACGGTGCCCGGCTGATGCTGGAGGAAGGACTGCTCGACGCCGCCGGCGCCCGGCCCGCAGCTGCCTACGCGCTGCACGCGTCCTCCTCGGCCCCGCTCGGCCACTTCGGCGCCCGGCCCGGACCGGCCCTTGCCGCGTCCGGAACCGTCGAGGTGGTGTTCCGCGGCAGCGGCGGGCACGGTGCCTGGCCGCACGCCGCCCGCGACCCGATCCCGGCGCTGGGCGCGGCGATCGGCGCGCTGCAGACCATGGTCACCCGCCGCTTCGACGCCCTGGAACCGGTGCTGGTCTCGGTCGGCCGGGTGTCGGCGGGCAGCGCGCCGAACATCGTCCCGGACACCGCGCACCTGGCCGCCACGCTGCGGGCCTTCGGCGACGACGCGCACCGGCGCCTGGCCGCCGAGATCGAGCGCGTCGTGCACGGCATCGCCGCCGCGCACGGCGTCGAAGCCGAGGTCGTGCACAGCGAGGGCTACCCGGTGACGGTCAACGATCCGGCCGCCACGGACTTCGTCGGCGGCATCTGCGCCGACGTGTTCGGCCCCGGACGCTACGCCGCCGCCGAACGCCCGGCTCTGGTCTCCGACGACATCGGGCGCGTCCTGGCCGAGGTGCCCGGCGTCATGGTGTCGCTCGGGGCCCGCCCGCCGGCTCTGGACGCCGAGCACGCCGCGCCCAACCACTCGCCGCGCGCCGTCTTCGACGACAGCGTCCTGTCCGACGGTGCCGCGCTGCTGGCCGAACTCGCTTTGCGATCGCCCCGAGAGAACTCAGAAGAAAGACCCCTGATATGA